In Pseudophryne corroboree isolate aPseCor3 chromosome 7, aPseCor3.hap2, whole genome shotgun sequence, a single window of DNA contains:
- the LOC134945915 gene encoding claudin-4-like gives MASTGLQMLGMVLALIGWIGAIIVCALPMWRVTAFIGSNIVVAQIIWEGLWMNCIVQSTGQMQCKVYDSMLALAQDLQAARALCVICILVALVALLIGIIGAKCTNCVENEKTKARISMVSGMVFIVAAILLLIPVCWSANSVIRDFYNPLVTEAQKRELGASIYIGWASSALMLIGGALLSCSCPKKDDVAYSARYTAASSQPRSDYPSKNYV, from the coding sequence ATGGCTTCTACCGGTCTCCAGATGCTTGGGATGGTGCTGGCTCTCATCGGCTGGATTGGTGCCATCATTGTATGTGCCCTGCCCATGTGGAGGGTGACGGCGTTCATTGGAAGCAACATTGTGGTGGCGCAGATCATCTGGGAAGGATTGTGGATGAACTGCATTGTGCAGAGCACTGGTCAGATGCAGTGCAAAGTCTATGACTCCATGCTGGCGCTGGCCCAGGACCTCCAGGCTGCCCGCGCCCTCTGCGTCATCTGTATCCTGGTGGCGCTTGTCGCTCTGCTAATCGGCATTATTGGCGCCAAGTGCACAAACTGTGTAGAGAATGAGAAGACCAAGGCCCGGATCTCCATGGTGTCTGGCATGGTCTTCATCGTGGCCGCCATCCTCCTGTTGATTCCAGTTTGTTGGTCAGCCAACTCCGTTATCCGTGACTTCTACAATCCCCTTGTGACTGAGGCTCAGAAGAGGGAGCTGGGGGCTTCTATCTATATCGGGTGGGCTTCCTCGGCTCTGATGCTGATAGGTGGTGCACTTCTCAGCTGCTCATGCCCCAAGAAAGATGATGTCGCTTACTCTGCCCGGTACACCGCCGCCTCCTCTCAACCCCGCAGTGACTACCCCAGCAAGAACTACGTCTGA